The following coding sequences are from one Lolium rigidum isolate FL_2022 chromosome 6, APGP_CSIRO_Lrig_0.1, whole genome shotgun sequence window:
- the LOC124663345 gene encoding putative ubiquitin-conjugating enzyme E2 38, producing MAEGSSRSFSFGGGSLALHDPEVVEVSPEVASGWTSVRQKRKRAQVVPCEIIELDDDPDVVTILEAKTLDHKNKQAVGHPMNWQENAKSGFPDDIAFPSAIPAKVGFPWDGLGTYHGGAKLPIYGLPADIPGPSYFPSYSWKSLGTYHTGTVPPAYLNGVFGAVEEEDYAYDEDEFSSYMYNSPPMEYGSSFDLNADHYMGFPPIGGSYLPREHVAPSDLTQQQKQVKIVESEVDEHYKAFKQFDTVGDHSDHFYLKFRAVKKPLKEWVKRIQHEWKVLGKDLPDTIFVRAYEDRMDLLRAVIVGPAGTPYHDGLFFFDIYFPSQYPSKPPLVNYRSGGLRLNPNLYACGKVCLSLLNTWPGSACEMWNPSTSTMLQILVSIQALVLNAKPYFNEPGHAAYANTPGGEKQSLLYNEETFLLSCRTMLYSLRNPPKHFEHFIGGHFRKFGRGILVGCKAYMGGAQVGCLAGDGVQDVDEGDKSCSQNFKCSLETLFKGLVNEFTNLVVDCHEFQAQTVTTSVAAADTTLRL from the exons ATGGCGGAGGGGTCATCCAG GAGTTTCTCCTTCGGGGGAGGAAGCCTGGCGTTGCACGACCCCGAGGTGGTCGAGGTGTCGCCGGAGGTGGCCTCTGGATGGACCTCCGTCCGCCAGAAGCGGAAGCGGGCCCAG GTTGTTCCTTGTGAGAtcattgaacttgatgatgatcctGATGTAGTTACAATCCTTGAAGCAAAGACATTAGATCACAAGAATAAACAAGCTGTTGGTCATCCTATGAATTGGCAAGAGAATGCAAAG AGTGGTTTTCCTGATGACATTGCGTTCCCAAGTGCTATTCCTGCCAAAGTAGGTTTTCCATGGGATGGCCTTGGAACTTACCATGGAGGTGCCAAACTTCCAATTTACGGCTTGCCTGCCGATATTCCTGGCCCAAGTTATTTTCCTTCCTACTCATGGAAAAGCCTAGGAACTTACCATACAGGTACAGTACCTCCAGCGTATCTTAATGGCGTTTTTGGGGCAGTTGAAGAGGAAGATTATGCTTATGATGAAGATGAGTTCAGTAGTTACATGTACAACAGTCCACCGATGGAATATGGTAGCAGCTTTGACTTGAACGCGGATCATTACATGGGCTTTCCACCTATTGGGGGGTCATATTTACCGAGGGAACACGTTGCCCCTTCTGATTTGACGCAGCAGCAGAAACAAGTTAAGATTGTGGAGAGTGAAGTTGATGAACATTATAAGGCATTTAAACAGTTTGATACTGTTGGTGACCACAGTGATCACTTTTATTTGAAGTTCAGGGCAGTTAAGAAG CCATTGAAAGAATGGGTGAAGAGAATTCAGCATGAATGGAAAGTCCTAGGGAAAGATTTACCAG ATACAATATTTGTAAGAGCTTATGAAGACAGAATGGATCTTCTTAGAGCCGTCATAGTTGGGCCTGCAGGCACTCCTTACCATGACGGGTTGTTCTTTTTTGATATCTATTTCCCTTCCCAGTATCCATCTAAGCCTCCA CTAGTGAATTACCGCTCTGGAGGTCTGCGGCTTAATCCAAATCTCTATGCCTGTGGGAAAGTGTGCCTTAGCCTATTGAACACCTGGCCCGGTAGTGCGTGTGAGATGTGGAACCCATCGACATCAACTATGCTGCAGATCCTGGTCTCCATTCAGGCCTTAGTGTTGAATGCTAAACCTTATTTCAACGAACCTGGTCATGCGGCGTATGCTAACACACCCGGCGGGGAGAAGCAATCCCTTTTGTATAATGAAGAGACGTTTCTGCTATCCTGCAGAACTATGTTGTATTCGCTTCGCAACCCACCAAAG CATTTTGAGCACTTCATTGGTGGCCATTTCCGAAAGTTTGGGCGCGGCATCCTCGTAGGATGCAAAGCTTACATGGGCGGTGCCCAGGTTGGATGCCTCGCTGGAGATGGAGTGCAAGACGTCGATGAGGGTGACAAGAGCTGCTCGCAAAACTTCAAGTGCTCACTGGAGACGTTATTTAAGGGCCTCGTGAATGAATTCACCAATTTAGTTGTGGATTGTCATGAGTTCCAAGCCCAGACTGTGACGACCTCTGTAGCTGCAGCAGACACCACACTGAGGCTATAA
- the LOC124660978 gene encoding ubiquitin-conjugating enzyme E2 variant 1C-like: MASSGDAAGVVVPRNFRLLEELERGEKGIGDGTVSYGMDDADDIYMRSWTGTIIGPHNTVHEGRIYQLKLFCDKDYPDRPPTVRFHSRINMTCVNPETGLVDQRKFNLLSNWRREYTMENILIQLKKEMATSHNRKLVQPPEGTFY, from the exons ATGGCGTCCAGCGGTGACGCGGCCGGAGTTGTCG TGCCGAGGAACTTCAGACTCCTGGAAGAGCTTGAGAGAGGAGAGAAGGGCATCGGGGATGGAACAGTTAGCTATGGAATGGATGATGCTGATGATATATACATGCGCTCTTGGACAGGAACAATAATTGGTCCCCACAAC ACTGTCCATGAGGGCCGAATTTATCAATTAAAGCTTTTCTGTGACAAGGACTATCCAGACAGGCCACCGACTGTTAGATTCCACTCAAGAATCAATATGACCTGTGTAAATCCTGAGACTGGATTG GTTGACCAAAGGAAGTTTAACCTGTTATCCAACTGGCGTCGGGAGTACACGATGGAGAACATCTTGATACAGCTTAAGAAAGAAATGGCGACATCACACAACAGGAAATTAGTGCAGCCTCCGGAGGGAACATTCTACTGA